One genomic region from Homalodisca vitripennis isolate AUS2020 chromosome 6, UT_GWSS_2.1, whole genome shotgun sequence encodes:
- the LOC124364426 gene encoding E3 ubiquitin-protein ligase SINA-like 10 isoform X2, translating to MLDRIKQWTLRVLDWGNTEAEGGCREEALESALRSLQECRLDPRELPRPHRHDTCGSAGESDEEVQGMDCSCRNCAHLSSQLLECAICLEPLAAPQNRGVTSCLQCGNIACLACASRLPRCPYCRTDHGLAPNIALQRLIYKLDIPCRKNMLPVRCPHRKCEWRGDINSLAAHLEHMHLVTILNGNSVTLDIAEFQRKAQLSESRSRHYSVLLSCYSDVFVCKVVLYHGKLKVVLSQLTRTRHLRLAAWVELSCISKTVQGIIPLSKNKSDIEVPVSNFLPPATGSGDRVSISINIRPFNS from the exons ACGCTACGTGTGCTGGACTGGGGCAACACGGAGGCTGAGGGCGGTTGCCGGGAAGAAGCCCTGGAATCTGCCCTTAGGAGTCTCCAGGAGTGTCGACTGGACCCTCGGGAGCTACCTAGGCCTCACCGCCACGATACATGCG GTAGTGCAGGAGAGAGTGACGAGGAGGTACAGGGAATGGACTGCAGTTGTCGGAACTGTGCTCACCTCTCCAGTCAACTGCTGGAGTGTGCTATCTGCCTGGAGCCCTTGGCCGCCCCTCAGAATCGTGGTGTCACCTCGTGCCTGCAGTGTGGCAACATTGCTTGTCTGGCCTGCGCCTCACGGCTGCCGCGGTGCCCATACTGTCGCACAGACCACGGTCTCGCACCCAACATCGCCCTTCAGAGGCTCATCTACAAGCTGGACATCCCTTGTCGCAAAAA TATGCTGCCAGTTCGCTGTCCCCACAGGAAGTGTGAGTGGAGAGGAGACATCAACAGTCTAGCTGCTCACCTGGAACACATGCACTTGGTTACAATCCTGAATG GTAACTCAGTAACCCTTGACATCGCAGAGTTCCAGCGGAAGGCACAACTAAGTGAATCTCGTTCTCGTCACTACTCTGTCCTGCTCTCCTGTTACTCCGATGTGTTTGTGTGCAAGGTCGTCCTCTACCACGGTAAGCTCAAGGTGGTGTTGTCTCAGCTAACTCGCACTCGACATCTTCGACTCGCCGCTTGGGTGGAACTATCATGCATCTCTAAAACCGTCCAAGGCATCATCCCGTTGTCCAAGAACAAGTCTGACATCGAAGTTCCAGTGTCTAACTTTCTACCACCTGCAACTGGGAGTGGAGATCGTGTATCAATCTCGATCAACATCAGACCATTCAACTCATGA
- the LOC124364426 gene encoding E3 ubiquitin-protein ligase SINA-like 10 isoform X1, translating into MLDRIKQWTLRVLDWGNTEAEGGCREEALESALRSLQECRLDPRELPRPHRHDTCGKYCSAGESDEEVQGMDCSCRNCAHLSSQLLECAICLEPLAAPQNRGVTSCLQCGNIACLACASRLPRCPYCRTDHGLAPNIALQRLIYKLDIPCRKNMLPVRCPHRKCEWRGDINSLAAHLEHMHLVTILNGNSVTLDIAEFQRKAQLSESRSRHYSVLLSCYSDVFVCKVVLYHGKLKVVLSQLTRTRHLRLAAWVELSCISKTVQGIIPLSKNKSDIEVPVSNFLPPATGSGDRVSISINIRPFNS; encoded by the exons ACGCTACGTGTGCTGGACTGGGGCAACACGGAGGCTGAGGGCGGTTGCCGGGAAGAAGCCCTGGAATCTGCCCTTAGGAGTCTCCAGGAGTGTCGACTGGACCCTCGGGAGCTACCTAGGCCTCACCGCCACGATACATGCGGTAAATACT GTAGTGCAGGAGAGAGTGACGAGGAGGTACAGGGAATGGACTGCAGTTGTCGGAACTGTGCTCACCTCTCCAGTCAACTGCTGGAGTGTGCTATCTGCCTGGAGCCCTTGGCCGCCCCTCAGAATCGTGGTGTCACCTCGTGCCTGCAGTGTGGCAACATTGCTTGTCTGGCCTGCGCCTCACGGCTGCCGCGGTGCCCATACTGTCGCACAGACCACGGTCTCGCACCCAACATCGCCCTTCAGAGGCTCATCTACAAGCTGGACATCCCTTGTCGCAAAAA TATGCTGCCAGTTCGCTGTCCCCACAGGAAGTGTGAGTGGAGAGGAGACATCAACAGTCTAGCTGCTCACCTGGAACACATGCACTTGGTTACAATCCTGAATG GTAACTCAGTAACCCTTGACATCGCAGAGTTCCAGCGGAAGGCACAACTAAGTGAATCTCGTTCTCGTCACTACTCTGTCCTGCTCTCCTGTTACTCCGATGTGTTTGTGTGCAAGGTCGTCCTCTACCACGGTAAGCTCAAGGTGGTGTTGTCTCAGCTAACTCGCACTCGACATCTTCGACTCGCCGCTTGGGTGGAACTATCATGCATCTCTAAAACCGTCCAAGGCATCATCCCGTTGTCCAAGAACAAGTCTGACATCGAAGTTCCAGTGTCTAACTTTCTACCACCTGCAACTGGGAGTGGAGATCGTGTATCAATCTCGATCAACATCAGACCATTCAACTCATGA